A window of the Brassica napus cultivar Da-Ae chromosome C5, Da-Ae, whole genome shotgun sequence genome harbors these coding sequences:
- the LOC111204764 gene encoding ABSCISIC ACID-INSENSITIVE 5-like protein 7 — protein MGTHINFNNLGGGDPGGEGFNQMKPTDTAYPLARQSSLYSRTFDELQSLLGGPGKDYGSMNMDELLKSIWTAEEAQAMSMTMTSSAPTTMVEPGGNLQRQGSLTLPRTISQKTVDEVWKCLITKDGGGCSGGGCGESNNAPQRQQTLGEMTLEEFLSRAGVVREDNNSSQHMGQVTGNNNNGFYGNNGAPGGLGFEFVQPNQNSISFNNGTMQQQQQFQQQPQQQSRQQLNQSHPQQQQQRLPQTIFPKQANVAFAVNKSFNGAVNNSMNNTNGLACFGGAGVAVAATSPGTSSAENNSLSPVPYVLNRGRRSNTGLEKVIERRQRRMIKNRESAARSRARKQAYTLELEAEIEKLKKVNQELQRKQAEMMEMQKNELKESSKKPWGSKRQCLRRTLTGPW, from the exons ATGGGAACTCACATCAATTTCAACAACTTAGGAGGTGGTGACCCTGGTGGGGAAGGATTCAACCAGATGAAGCCAACAGATACTGCATATCCCTTGGCGAGACAGTCTTCGCTTTACTCACGAACGTTTGATGAGCTTCAGAGCTTACTAGGTGGACCTGGAAAAGATTACGGGTCGATGAACATGGATGAACTCTTGAAGAGCATATGGACTGCTGAGGAAGCTCAGGCCATGTCCATGACCATGACTTCTTCAGCTCCTACAACGATGGTGGAACCTGGTGGGAATCTCCAGAGGCAAGGCTCGTTGACATTGCCTAGAACGATTAGTCAGAAGACTGTTGATGAGGTCTGGAAATGTCTGATCACCAAAGACGGTGGAGGTTGCAGCGGAGGAGGCTGTGGTGAGTCTAATAATGCGCCGCAGAGGCAACAGACATTAGGGGAAATGACACTTGAGGAGTTTCTGTCCCGCGCTGGAGTTGTAAGAGAAGATAACAACTCTTCACAGCATATGGGTCAGGTCACTGGAAACAATAACAACGGCTTTTATGGTAACAACGGAGCTCCTGGGGGATTAGGCTTTGAGTTTGTTCAGCCAAATCAAAACAGCATATCATTCAACAATGGTACaatgcagcagcagcagcagttTCAACAACAGCCACAACAGCAGTCACGACAGCAGCTGAATCAGTCACATcctcagcagcagcagcagaggCTGCCTCAGACCATTTTTCCTAAACAAGCAAATGTTGCATTTGCTGTCAACAAGAGTTTTAATGGGGCTGTGAATAATTCAATGAACAATACTAATGGTTTAGCTTGTTTCGGAGGAGCCGGGGTTGCTGTTGCAGCAACGTCTCCAGGGACAAGCAGCGCAGAAAACAACTCTCTGTCACCAGTTCCTTATGTGCTTaatcgaggaagaagaagcaataCTGGTCTAGAGAAGGTTATCGAGAGGAGGCAAAGGAGAATGATCAAGAACCGAGAATCAGCTGCTAGATCAAGAGCTCGAAAGCAG GCTTATACCTTGGAACTGGAAGCTGAAATTGAAAAGCTGAAGAAAGTGAATCAAGAATTGCAGAGAAAACAG GCTGAAATGATGGAAATGCAGAAGAATGAG CTGAAGGAATCATCGAAGAAACCGTGGGGCAGCAAAAGGCAATGCTTGAGAAGGACGCTAACCGGTCCATGGTAA